Proteins encoded in a region of the Bacillus methanolicus genome:
- a CDS encoding putative thiazole-containing bacteriocin maturation protein translates to MTNLNPSMRLKVKRDTFFLPDPNSGVYFRNNLSSFRMEGSTIDKWIEKLIPMFNGEYTLGNLTDGLPGPYRDRVYEIAEVLYRNGFVRDVSQDRPHQLANQILKKYATQIEFVDSFVDSGAYRFQAYRQSKVLAVGSGPFFVSLVSSLLESGLPKFQVLITDTVKTNRRRLMELVAHARKTDPEVAVEEVTLKKEGVNSWREIVEPFDSILFVSQEGAVEELRLLHKVCREEKKVFLPAIFLQQVGLAGPLVHPDFDGCWESAWRRMHQSVLCKDEQLPAFSSTAGAMLANVIVFELFKEVSGVTELEPKNQFFLLDLDTLEGNWHSFMPHPLVTGRTSAKWVEDFEMRLEQGFSRGEPGELLLYFNQLTSEESGIFHIWEEGDLRQLPLAQCRVQAVDPLSEGPAELLPDIVCTGLTHEEARREAGLAGIEAYVSRMAGLLVKTLPPHQEVESSMVEPQEFVGVGSGETFAESVCRGLQRCLEEELRKQQINQKNVVVRVQLGAVKDERCRFYLQALTTMQGAPMIGLGEEVSGFPVVWVGTSDGWYGSAGLNITMALRKALQQALMKAQNQAANFTAQALEVSSVLLEEKVPQNLVIPTCEETTQSEVLQSAMQVLERNGKRLLVFELALEPFLKEKLAGVFGVLLREEESR, encoded by the coding sequence ATGACAAATTTGAACCCTTCTATGCGTCTGAAAGTGAAAAGGGATACGTTTTTTCTCCCTGATCCAAACAGCGGTGTGTATTTTCGGAACAACTTAAGTTCGTTCCGTATGGAAGGCAGTACGATCGATAAGTGGATAGAAAAGCTGATACCGATGTTCAATGGGGAGTACACGTTGGGGAATTTGACAGACGGATTGCCTGGCCCATACCGGGATAGGGTGTATGAAATTGCAGAAGTACTGTATCGAAATGGGTTTGTTCGAGATGTGAGCCAAGACCGTCCGCATCAATTGGCAAATCAGATTCTTAAAAAGTATGCTACTCAAATTGAATTTGTGGACAGTTTTGTTGATTCAGGGGCGTACCGTTTTCAAGCCTATCGCCAGTCCAAAGTGTTGGCAGTCGGCTCCGGTCCTTTTTTTGTTTCGTTGGTTTCTTCGTTGCTTGAATCCGGATTGCCCAAGTTTCAAGTGCTAATCACGGACACGGTAAAGACCAATAGACGGCGGTTGATGGAACTTGTGGCACATGCCCGTAAAACAGACCCTGAGGTGGCGGTAGAGGAAGTCACACTGAAAAAGGAGGGGGTAAATTCTTGGCGGGAGATTGTGGAACCGTTTGATTCGATTTTATTTGTGTCGCAGGAGGGCGCAGTAGAGGAACTGCGGCTTCTTCATAAGGTTTGCAGGGAAGAGAAGAAGGTGTTTCTCCCCGCTATATTCCTGCAGCAAGTGGGTTTAGCGGGTCCATTAGTGCATCCGGACTTTGATGGGTGCTGGGAGTCTGCGTGGCGCCGCATGCATCAATCTGTGCTATGCAAAGACGAGCAATTACCCGCCTTCTCTTCCACTGCAGGAGCAATGTTGGCCAATGTGATTGTGTTTGAATTGTTTAAAGAGGTTTCAGGAGTGACCGAACTGGAACCGAAGAATCAATTCTTTCTGCTTGATCTTGATACATTGGAAGGAAACTGGCATTCGTTCATGCCACATCCACTGGTGACCGGACGTACATCAGCTAAATGGGTTGAAGATTTCGAAATGCGGCTCGAACAGGGTTTTAGCAGAGGTGAGCCGGGTGAATTGCTCCTTTACTTCAACCAGTTGACATCAGAGGAATCAGGGATTTTCCATATTTGGGAGGAGGGAGATTTAAGGCAGCTGCCGTTAGCTCAGTGCCGCGTTCAAGCAGTCGACCCGTTGTCGGAGGGACCGGCTGAGCTGTTGCCGGACATTGTCTGTACAGGTCTGACGCATGAGGAGGCACGAAGGGAAGCGGGTCTGGCCGGGATTGAAGCGTATGTGTCACGAATGGCCGGTTTGCTCGTTAAGACTCTGCCTCCACATCAGGAAGTAGAGAGTAGCATGGTAGAACCGCAGGAATTTGTTGGGGTTGGATCTGGGGAAACGTTTGCAGAAAGTGTTTGCCGCGGGTTGCAAAGGTGTTTGGAAGAGGAGCTGAGAAAGCAACAGATCAATCAGAAGAATGTTGTTGTTCGGGTGCAGTTGGGTGCGGTAAAAGATGAACGTTGCCGGTTTTATTTGCAGGCACTGACCACGATGCAGGGAGCACCGATGATCGGCTTAGGAGAGGAAGTGTCCGGTTTCCCTGTGGTATGGGTCGGTACGAGTGACGGCTGGTATGGCAGTGCAGGTTTGAATATAACAATGGCGCTGCGGAAAGCGTTGCAACAGGCGCTTATGAAGGCACAAAACCAAGCTGCTAACTTCACGGCGCAAGCGTTGGAAGTTTCGTCCGTGCTTCTGGAAGAAAAGGTGCCGCAAAACCTTGTAATCCCTACGTGTGAAGAGACGACCCAATCCGAGGTTTTGCAGTCCGCTATGCAGGTCTTGGAAAGGAACGGCAAGCGGCTCTTGGTTTTCGAACTAGCGCTGGAACCATTTTTGAAAGAGAAACTGGCAGGGGTATTTGGAGTGTTGTTGCGAGAGGAGGAATCCCGGTGA
- a CDS encoding nucleoside hydrolase — protein sequence MSKPIIIDCDPGIDDALAILLAVASEELDVKLITTCAGNQTIEKITSNALKLVSFIGEEQIEVAKGADKPLLRDLVVAPEAHGDSGLGEIELGQPSCSVSNRSALEAMKDVILTSDQKVTIVAIGPLTNVALLVKSYPEVINKIEQLSIMGGACFGGNRTPVAEFNIYVDPEAAQIVFKSGIPITMFGLDVTHQVPMFKEEIERIRHIGNQTGEIVAGMLDFYFRDDRVDAIHDPCAVAYLIDPTLFTLVPCNVEIETKGEFTRGQTVVDKQNITGKQKNANVAFEVDRERLVEMIYKAIKKLK from the coding sequence ATGTCGAAACCAATTATTATTGATTGTGATCCAGGGATAGATGATGCTTTGGCAATTCTTCTTGCAGTCGCTTCTGAGGAGCTGGACGTTAAACTCATTACAACTTGTGCAGGGAATCAAACGATAGAGAAGATTACAAGTAACGCTTTAAAGTTAGTGAGTTTTATCGGCGAGGAACAAATTGAAGTCGCAAAAGGGGCGGACAAGCCTTTACTTAGAGATTTGGTCGTTGCTCCTGAAGCCCATGGCGACTCAGGATTAGGGGAAATAGAGTTGGGACAACCTTCCTGTTCAGTAAGCAATCGTTCGGCACTGGAAGCGATGAAGGATGTGATTTTAACTTCCGATCAAAAAGTGACCATTGTCGCAATTGGACCGCTCACCAATGTTGCTCTTTTAGTAAAGTCTTATCCAGAGGTCATTAACAAAATCGAACAACTGTCGATCATGGGAGGGGCTTGTTTTGGCGGAAATCGTACGCCTGTAGCAGAATTCAATATTTATGTAGACCCGGAAGCCGCTCAGATTGTTTTCAAATCGGGAATTCCGATTACAATGTTTGGGCTGGACGTCACACATCAAGTTCCGATGTTTAAAGAGGAAATTGAACGAATTCGCCATATCGGCAATCAAACAGGTGAAATCGTTGCGGGCATGTTGGATTTCTATTTTAGAGACGATCGCGTTGACGCCATTCATGACCCTTGTGCTGTTGCCTACCTTATCGATCCGACGTTATTTACGTTAGTACCTTGCAACGTTGAAATTGAAACAAAAGGTGAGTTTACGAGGGGGCAAACCGTCGTAGACAAACAAAACATAACAGGTAAGCAAAAAAATGCGAATGTCGCGTTTGAAGTGGACAGAGAAAGACTGGTTGAGATGATTTATAAGGCAATCAAAAAATTGAAATAA
- a CDS encoding DsbA family oxidoreductase, whose translation MKIDVWSDFVCPFCYIGKRRLEQALAQFPYKDQVEIEYKSFELDPNAPKDSDKNIHELLASKYGMSVEQAKQSNEGIKQHAASVGLTYHFDTMKPTNTFDAHRLAKFAKTHGKEVEITEKLLYAYFTESKHIGDHEILADIAESAGINRKEALNVLQDKTAYANDVRIDEAIAQQYGIRGVPYFVINQKYAISGAQPAETFVNALNKVWQEESSAPKFQDLSAEGAEDASCVDGNCAIPNRQE comes from the coding sequence ATGAAAATTGATGTTTGGTCTGATTTTGTATGTCCGTTTTGTTATATAGGGAAGCGCAGATTAGAACAGGCGCTGGCTCAATTTCCATATAAAGATCAAGTAGAGATTGAATATAAAAGCTTTGAGCTTGATCCGAATGCACCAAAGGATAGTGATAAAAATATTCACGAATTACTTGCATCGAAATATGGAATGAGTGTCGAACAAGCAAAACAATCGAATGAAGGTATCAAACAGCATGCAGCCAGTGTCGGATTGACTTACCACTTCGATACAATGAAGCCGACAAATACATTTGATGCCCACCGCTTGGCCAAATTTGCGAAAACCCATGGAAAAGAAGTCGAAATCACAGAAAAACTGCTTTATGCGTACTTCACAGAATCAAAGCATATAGGGGATCATGAAATACTGGCTGATATCGCAGAATCAGCCGGAATAAACCGAAAAGAGGCATTAAATGTCCTTCAAGATAAGACCGCTTATGCAAATGACGTACGAATTGACGAAGCAATCGCACAGCAATATGGCATTCGTGGGGTACCGTATTTTGTCATCAATCAAAAATATGCGATCTCAGGTGCCCAGCCAGCAGAAACGTTTGTGAATGCACTTAATAAAGTATGGCAAGAGGAATCCTCTGCCCCAAAATTCCAGGATCTTTCTGCAGAAGGAGCGGAAGATGCCAGCTGCGTTGATGGCAACTGTGCGATTCCGAATAGACAGGAGTAG